In a genomic window of Nocardiopsis mwathae:
- a CDS encoding aspartate aminotransferase family protein has translation MADQPARLSPVLKQATPVLAARGEGVYIYDEDDRRYLDFTAGIGVTSTGHCHPRVVEAARRQVGTLVHGQYTTVMHRPLLDLTERLGTVLPEGIDRLFYVNSGSEAVEAALRLARHATGRQNAIVFQGSFHGRTMGAASLTTSGVKIRAGHGPLMPGVVVAPFPYAYRWGMSEDEAVAHALRELDYQFATVTAPKDTAAIFIEPVLGEGGYVPVPPAFLRGLRERADRHGVLLVMDEVQTGFGRTGRFWGHDHADVRPDIVITAKGLASGFPLSAIAAPAALMEQAWPGSQGGTYGGNAVACAAALATLDVIEDEGLVDNAARMGERLHRSLAQVAEAHPVIGDVRGLGLMIGNEFTAPDGSPDTDTATRAHRIAADNGLLLLTCGPYGNVVRMIPPLIVTEDQIDTAASIWADVLKQTAG, from the coding sequence ATGGCTGACCAGCCGGCCCGGCTCTCCCCCGTCCTGAAGCAGGCGACCCCGGTCCTCGCCGCCCGCGGCGAGGGCGTCTACATCTACGACGAGGACGACCGCCGCTATCTCGACTTCACGGCCGGGATCGGCGTCACCAGCACCGGCCACTGCCACCCCCGGGTGGTGGAGGCGGCGCGGCGCCAGGTCGGCACGCTCGTCCACGGCCAGTACACGACCGTGATGCACCGGCCGCTGCTCGACCTGACCGAGCGGCTGGGCACGGTCCTGCCGGAGGGGATCGACCGCCTCTTCTACGTCAACTCCGGCAGCGAGGCCGTGGAGGCGGCGCTGCGACTCGCCCGGCACGCCACCGGTCGGCAGAACGCCATCGTGTTCCAGGGCTCCTTCCACGGGCGGACCATGGGTGCGGCCTCGCTCACGACGTCAGGGGTCAAGATCCGGGCGGGGCACGGCCCGCTCATGCCGGGGGTGGTGGTGGCGCCGTTCCCGTATGCCTACCGGTGGGGGATGAGCGAGGACGAGGCCGTCGCCCACGCGCTGCGGGAGCTGGACTACCAGTTCGCGACGGTCACCGCGCCGAAGGACACCGCCGCGATCTTCATCGAGCCGGTGCTCGGCGAGGGCGGCTACGTGCCCGTGCCTCCGGCGTTCCTGCGCGGCCTGCGCGAGCGCGCCGACCGGCACGGCGTCCTCCTCGTGATGGACGAGGTGCAGACGGGTTTCGGACGCACCGGGCGGTTCTGGGGGCACGACCACGCCGACGTGCGCCCCGACATCGTGATCACGGCCAAGGGCCTGGCCAGCGGCTTCCCGCTGTCGGCGATCGCCGCCCCGGCCGCACTGATGGAACAGGCCTGGCCGGGCTCCCAGGGCGGCACGTACGGCGGCAACGCGGTCGCGTGCGCGGCGGCCCTGGCCACCCTCGACGTCATCGAGGACGAGGGCCTGGTGGACAACGCGGCCCGCATGGGCGAGCGGCTGCACCGCAGCCTCGCCCAGGTCGCCGAGGCCCACCCGGTCATCGGCGACGTGCGCGGCCTGGGCCTGATGATCGGCAACGAGTTCACCGCCCCCGACGGCAGCCCGGACACCGACACCGCCACCCGCGCCCACCGGATCGCGGCCGACAACGGCCTCCTCCTGCTGACGTGCGGCCCCTACGGCAACGTCGTGCGGATGATCCCCCCGCTGATCGTCACCGAGGACCAGATCGACACCGCCGCCTCCATCTGGGCCGACGTCCTGAAGCAGACCGCGGGCTGA